One Oscillospiraceae bacterium genomic region harbors:
- a CDS encoding Flp family type IVb pilin codes for MLKKFFNDENGQGMVEYGLIIALVAVAVIVAITALGG; via the coding sequence ATGTTGAAAAAATTCTTTAATGACGAAAACGGTCAAGGTATGGTAGAATACGGTCTGATCATCGCGCTCGTCGCGGTCGCGGTCATCGTAGCCATCACAGCACTCGGCGG